One window of Phoenix dactylifera cultivar Barhee BC4 chromosome 5, palm_55x_up_171113_PBpolish2nd_filt_p, whole genome shotgun sequence genomic DNA carries:
- the LOC103700229 gene encoding 4-coumarate--CoA ligase-like 4 yields MAQRTDGLPVDPRSGFCPSNSIFYSKRKPVPLPSDPHLDVTTFLSSRRHSGTTALIDAASGRRVSYPALWRSVAALASGLSSHLSVRKGHVVLHLSPNSIHFPVVSLAVMSLGAVLTTTNPLNTQQEIAKQISGCDPILAFATRALVGKLPRDRDFPIVLLEDRRIAGDDVRIRYTIEELKAMEPDLRRRRELVSQDDTATLLYSSGTTGTSKGVVATHRNLISMVQIILSRLKLEEGGGEPETFICTVPMFHVYGLALFATGLLGSGSKVVILSRYEMGEMIRAIREYGVTYLPLVPPILVAMGKQAAPLPLGRLRRVMCGGAPLGREVIERFREKYPALEILQGYGLTESTGIAASTDSAEETRRYGTAGLLTSNTEARIVDPETGASLAVNCTGELWIRGPYVMKGYFKNPEATRATLDSEGWLRTGDICYFDHDGFLFVVDRLKELIKYKGYQVAPAELEALLLTHPEITDAAVIPFPDREAGQYPMAYVVRKAGSQFSEAGVMEFVAKQVAPYKRIRKVAFISAIPKNPSGKILRKDLIKLATSKL; encoded by the exons ATGGCACAACGAACGGACGGATTACCGGTGGACCCTCGGAGCGGCTTCTGCCCCTCCAACTCCATCTTCTACAGTAAGCGCAAGCCCGTCCCCCTCCCCTCCGACCCCCACCTCGACGTCAccaccttcctctcctcccGCCGCCACTCAGGCACCACCGCCCTCATCGACGCCGCCTCCGGCCGCCGCGTCTCCTACCCCGCCCTCTGGCGCTCCGTCGCCGCCCTCGCCTCCGGCCTCTCCTCCCACCTCTCCGTCCGCAAGGGCCACGTCGTCCTCCACCTCTCCCCCAACTCCATCCACTTCCCCGTCGTCTCCCTCGCCGTCATGTCCCTCGGCGCCGTCCTCACCACCACCAACCCACTAAACACCCAGCAAGAAATCGCCAAGCAAATCTCCGGCTGCGACCCGATCCTGGCTTTCGCCACCCGCGCCCTCGTCGGAAAACTCCCCCGCGACCGCGATTTCCCCATCGTCCTCCTCGAGGACCGCCGGATCGCCGGTGACGATGTCCGCATCCGCTACACGATCGAGGAACTGAAGGCGATGGAGCCCGATCTCCGGCGCCGGCGGGAGCTGGTGAGCCAGGACGACACGGCGACGCTCTTGTACTCCTCTGGGACCACCGGGACCAGCAAAGGCGTCGTGGCGACCCACCGGAATCTGATCTCGATGGTCCAGATCATCCTCAGCCGGTTGAAACTGGAGGAGGGCGGTGGCGAGCCGGAGACGTTCATCTGCACCGTCCCCATGTTCCACGTCTACGGCCTGGCGCTGTTCGCGACGGGGCTGCTGGGATCGGGATCGAAGGTGGTGATTTTGTCGAGATACGAGATGGGGGAGATGATCCGGGCGATCAGGGAGTACGGGGTGACGTATCTGCCGCTGGTACCGCCGATCCTGGTGGCGATGGGGAAACAGGCGGCGCCGCTGCCGTTGGGGCGGCTCCGGCGGGTGATGTGCGGCGGCGCGCCGCTGGGGAGGGAGGTGATCGAGAGGTTCCGGGAGAAGTATCCGGCGCTGGAGATTTTGCAAGGGTATGGACTGACGGAGAGCACTGGGATCGCCGCGTCCACGGACTCGGCAGAGGAGACCCGGCGGTACGGAACGGCGGGGCTGCTGACGTCCAACACGGAGGCCAGGATCGTGGATCCAGAGACCGGTGCGTCCTTAGCGGTCAATTGCACGGGGGAGCTCTGGATCCGGGGTCCCTACGTCATGAAAG GTTATTTCAAGAATCCAGAGGCGACGCGCGCCACATTGGACTCAGAGGGGTGGCTGAGGACGGGAGATATTTGCTACTTTGATCACGACGGTTTTCTCTTCGTGGTGGACCGACTCAAGGAGCTCATCAAATACAAGGGCTACCAG GTGGCCCCTGCAGAGTTGGAGGCACTGTTGCTGACCCACCCTGAGATCACCGATGCCGCCGTGATCCC GTTCCCGGACAGGGAAGCGGGTCAGTACCCCATGGCATACGTGGTGAGAAAGGCTGGAAGCCAATTCTCGGAGGCTGGAGTGATGGAGTTCGTGGCAAAGCAG GTGGCTCCTTACAAGAGGATTCGGAAGGTGGCGTTCATATCAGCCATTCCCAAGAATCCATCCGGGAAGATATTAAGGAAGGATCTCATCAAGCTTGCCACTTCCAAGCTTTGA